Proteins found in one Aethina tumida isolate Nest 87 chromosome 1, icAetTumi1.1, whole genome shotgun sequence genomic segment:
- the LOC109600843 gene encoding protein hook, translated as MELNGEVCKSLVKWLQICVPNRTRTVAEICDGVAMLDILMQISPQYFTKLEPKIKKDVGTNWRLRISNLKKILEAVIEYYQDELALQLLEIGRPDVNKIGELNDPIQLGKFIILILGCAINCDKKQDYITKIMEMEEQVQRNIMIAIQQLEEICPGRPGQSINNIFDNDPTRVARLMAELESAIEAKDRMTQECQNLEQQIQNLLEEKKHLLSHNQALIEKESRDSDARKKIENLKEELLKSEVVIDNLNSKLENQNKQLTAYQEKIAELQIAANDSSRLKDEVDALNESASKIVDLEQAVQSYQKRLENYQDIKRENQILEEKNREYLRKNLELEEEVNKHISWKSQCEAYKSQVAELQQKLDEELQKSEKVQFSYGSVKSKLEAMQGERERLIQERDLLKEENEELKLGNVKQEHNAAMSQELTPTEMRERLRFLEKEKQTYANLNQEIRTKQDQLDSANMRLEKLKEQNTSLTQDVMKLQQQLDEMKNQPGDAQGSSNSSIVKKLHEALAAKENELQVLQRKYDRSVEKAKSIIQQQNDPKPNGGIEASLRQSQMKELESKLITTAFYKLGLTCQREAIDERLAALSAGQGQSFLARQRQATPRKNIQRYKSK; from the exons ATGGAACTAAACGGCGAAGTTTGCAAAAGCTTGGTGAAGTGGTTGCAAATTTGCGTGCCGAACAGGACCAGAACGGTAGCGGAGATTTGCGATGGGGTGGCTATGCTCGACATCCTGATGCAAATATCGCCGCAGTACTTCACGAAATTGGAGCCGAAAATTAAGAAAGATGTGGGCACCAACTGGCGGCTGAGGATCAGCAACTTGAAGAAGATTTTGGAGGCTGTTATCGAGTATTATCAGGACGAGCTGGCTTTGCAGCTGCTCGAAATCGGACGGCCTGATGTGAACAAGATCGGGGAACTGAACGATCCAATTCAGCTTGGAAAGTTCATCATATTAATACTGG gaTGTgcaataaattgtgataaaaaacAAGACTACATAACTAAAATCATGGAGATGGAGGAGCAAGTCCAAAGAAATATAATGATAGCAATACAACAACTTGAAGAAATATGCCCTGGAAGACCTGGTCAAagtatcaataatatatttgacaaCGATCCAACAAGAGTGGCAAGACTGATGGCCGAACTGGAGTCAGCAATTGAAGCAAAGGACCGCATGACACAGGAATGTCAAAATTTGGaacaacaaattcaaaatttgctGGAGGAAAAGAAGCATCTCTTGTCACACAATCAAGCTTTAATTGAAAAGGAATCCAGGGATTCGGATGCacgtaaaaaaattgaaaacctAAAGGAAGAACTGTTGAAATCGGAAGTGGTGatcgataatttaaattctaaactgGAAAATCAAAACAAACAGTTAACAGCATACCAGGAGAAAATTGCGGAGCTTCAGATTGCAGCGAACGACTCGTCACGTTTGAAAGACGAGGTGGACGCTTTAAACGAATCGGCCAGTAAAATTGTGGACCTTGAACAAGCTGTACAATCATATCAAAAAAGACTGGAAAATTATCAAGATATCAAAAGAGAAAATCAAATACTTGAGGAGAAAAACAGGGAGTACCTAAGGAAAAACCTGGAACTGGAGGAAGAAGTTAACAAACACATAAGTTGGAAGAGCCAGTGCGAAGCGTACAAAAGCCAAGTGGCCGAATTGCAGCAGAAACTGGATGAAGAGCTGCAAAAGTCTGAGAAAGTACAATTCAGTTACGGCTCGGTCAAATCGAAACTGGAAGCCATGCAAGGAGAACGCGAACGTCTCATCCAGGAAAGGGACTTACTGAAAGAGGAGAACGAAGAATTGAAGCTCGGCAACGTGAAGCAAGAACACAACGCCGCAATGTCCCAGGAATTGACGCCGACCGAAATGAGGGAACGGCTGCGGTTCCTCGAGAAAGAAAAGCAAACGTACGCCAACTTGAATCAGGAGATCCGCACGAAACAGGACCAACTGGACAGTGCGAACATGAGGCTGGAAAAATTGAAGGAGCAAAACACGAGTCTCACACAAGACGTGATGAAATTACAGCAACAATTGGATGAGATGAAAAATCAACCAGGGGATGCGCAAGGCTCGTCCAATAGTAGTATTGTTAAAAAGTTACACGAAGCGTTGGCGGCCAAAGAAAACGAATTGCAGGTGTTACAGAGGAAGTACGACAGGAGTGTTGAGAAGGCGAAGTCGATTATTCAGCAACAAAACGATCCGAAACCGAACGGCGGCATTGAAGCTTCTCTGAGGCAGAGTCAGATGAAGGAACtggaaagtaaattaataacgaCAGCTTTCTATAAGCTGGGATTAACGTGTCAGAGAGAAGCTATTGATGAGAGACTAGCTGCTCTCAGTGCCGGACAAGGGCAGTCGTTCTTAGCCAGACAGAGACAAGCAACCccaagaaaaaatatacagaggtACAAgtcaaagtaa
- the LOC109601032 gene encoding WASH complex subunit 1, whose translation MNATYTVPIIPKNLSKNEAIVQIAELLDHLSTVSEDLFKKIDARLESNKTRLNNITERVDNVHTKIGKLKGAKNATQVFSSSKYPANDVNKDYISIFENTEAFQIKRHKIKHKNYVSNYEPIDKISSYQNRSETRQRKVKYDGLGDMPIDIDCVNDLLLYNSGKNLYKNFEISDALKGPQHIREEDNVDVSDIGVAPYSIREGASMNKSNVQQYFYAPKIGEVPELDVPLDLPDLPGIADDLRYENDNAPTIAPSALASSVLAELPVIEEPVKEDVPIDLPPPPPLPKVEPVVEVIKEEPKEPIVIPQAPPVPEVLPRPPTPKQEEEPQKKVDKLPGPAIDARASLMEAIRQAGGSNKAKLKSVIKERPKEVNKPPAGDLMADLHSKLSMRRKGISGTKTVDNDILDTSTAIGKISAMIPPPSKNDLTDSTNTEDEDWDE comes from the exons ATGAATGCGACATACACAGTACCAATaataccaaaaaatttaaGCAAAAATGAGGCGATTGTTCAAATAGCGGAACTATTAGATCATCTGTCCACAGTAAGTGAAGATCTGTTTAAAAAGATTGATGCGAGACTCGAATCAAACAAAACCAGACTAAACAACATTACAGAACGTGTAGACAATGTTCACACTAAAATTGGTAAACTGAAGGGCGCTAAAAATGCAACACAAGTGTTCTCGAGCAGTAAATATCCTGCTAATGATGTAAACAAagattatatttctatatttgaaaataccgAAGCCTTCCAAATAAAACGGCACAAAATAAAGcataagaactatgtttccaACTATGAACCAATTGATAAGATTTCATCATATCAAAATCGAAGTGAAACTAGACAAAGGAAAGTTAAATATGATGGTCTCGGAGATATGCCCATAGACATTGACTGTGTCaacgatttattattatataactcAGGAaagaatttatacaaaaacttCGAAATTTCCGACGCACTGAAAGGCCCCCAACATATTAGAGAGGAAGACAACGTGGACGTCTCGGACATCGGCGTTGCCCCATATTCAATTCGAGAAGGAGCTTCAATGAACAAATCAAATGTACAACAATATTTCTATGCGCCAAAAATCGGGGAAGTTCCTGAGTTAGATGTACCTTTAGATTTACCCGATCTTCCTGGAATTGCGGACGATCTGCGATACGAAAACGACAACGCACCAACCATAGCACCTTCAGCTTTGGCCTCTTCAGTCCTGGCCGAATTGCCGGTTATTGAGGAGCCTGTTAAAGAAGACGTTCCTATAGATTTACCTCCGCCTCCGCCTTTGCCCAAAGTCGAGCCAGTTGTGGAAGTAATAAAAGAGGAACCAAAAGAACCAATTGTTATACCACAAGCACCGCCTGTACCGGAGGTTTTACCGAGACCTCCGACGCCTAAACAGGAGGAGGAACCGCAGAAGAAAGTTGACAAACTCCCAGGTCCAGCGATTGATGCCCGGGCGAGTTTAATGGAAGCAATTAGGCAAGCTGGCGGCTCTAATAAGGCCAAATTAAAGTCTGTCATCAAAGAAAGGCCTAAAGAAGTCAATAAACCACcg gcTGGAGATTTAATGGCAGATCTACATTCCAAATTGTCGATGAGGAGGAAAGGAATTTCAGGAACGAAAACCGTCGACAACGATATTCTAGATACCAGTACTGCAATCGGGAAAATCTCTGCTATGATTCCACCCCCAAGTAAGAATGATCTAACTGATTCAACAAATACTGAAGATGAAGACTGGGATGAATGA